The sequence below is a genomic window from Deltaproteobacteria bacterium GWC2_55_46.
GGTGGGTCTCCGGGGCCCTGACCTTGAAAATTATGTCGGAGGACGCCCACAGCGTCTTTGCGTCGGCTATGACCTCAACGCCTGCTTCCCGATAGGCTTCGTCGGAAAAGTTGGCGGCTGCGCCAGCGCCGGACTCGACGGCAACGGTAAAACCGAGTTTTTGCAGCTTTTCGGCCACATCAGGCGTTGTAGCAACGCGCTTTTCCCCTTCGTGTATCTCTCTGGGTATACCTATCCTCATCTCAAAACCCCTTTTGAGCCGTGTATTTCAAAGTTCTTCAATTCAGAAGAAATCGGGCAAACAAATACCATCATGCATTATCCTTGTCAATAATTTTATTTTCGTATAACTCTCCAAAGGCCGGGAATGAAGCTCTGCAATATAACTACAGCTAACAAAAGGAAGTAAGATACATTTTATTCCAGCCTGGAAGGCGAATCGATGAGTATCTCAGGCCTGCCCCTGTATTCTGTTATTATGCCTGTTATGGCGACCTCCCTGCCCTTGAAGGCGTGGAGGTCTATGCCCCTTCTCTCGAACTCGGGAAGCGCCCTCGGCAGCACGACAGCCCTGAAGGCGTCAGGGCCGCCGAAATCAAGGTACCAGCTGTTGCCGAAATGGATGACGTCTTGAACCACACCCTTGAGCTTCACCATCCGCCCGATGTGCAGCCATGCCTCGTCGGAGCGGATAGTGGGCACGCCGGCCTGGGCTGCCGGCCCCCAGACACCCAGCTTCCTTGACCTGGCCTCTGACTCGGCCAACTCGAATTGCCTGGCCGTAACTAACCCGCAAGGCGGTATCATAAGGGCCCTTCCAAGCCCTTCCCTCAGAAGGGTCTCGTTAACGAGCGCTCCGTCGGAATAGACCCAGGCGAGCACCCTGCCGTACTTATCCCTTTGCTCCATACCGCAGACCGAGACACGCACAGGCTTGCCGAGCACAAGCACCATGTTCCTTACCCTGGCCTCAAGATAAAAGGGTTCGTTCACCTCAGGTGTGTCAACACCTATATATCTTACCTTTTCACCGTTAAGGAGCACGATGGTGTCGCCGTCGATGACCTCGCGCACCGTGTAAGTGCCGGATGCCATCGATAACGCCGTGGAAGGAAGGAGCAGGAGGGCTATAAGGAATATTATCAAGGGCATGGGTACGGAGCTACCATTTCTCCCTGAACTCATGCACTTTCTTTACAAGAACGGATATCTCTTCCCTTATCATCGGACAGTCAGCCTTTTCTTTTTCAAGCTCTCTGACCATCCCCTCAAGGCTTGCGAGCACTGTGCTGTTGAGGCGGCTGTATTCAACGCTCATGTCATCGAACCTTGACAGGAACGAGTTCAGATAGTTGATGAAGTTTTTGATGTGCAGGTCGTCCTGGTTCCTGACCGAGAGCTTATTAAGCCGGTTCCCGGCAACGATAAGCTTCATCTCGTATTCCAGGCGCTTGAACGGCCCGACAAGGCGGTGTGTGAAGAAAACGGCAAGGAGGATCACGATAAAGACATAGCCTAAGATAAGGAGCACCCCGAGCGCCGGGGTGTCCATGCCGTAGTAGCTTATGAGGGCAGAAGAGACCGTCTGAAGGAAGATGCCGGCCAGGAGCGCCAGCACTACGATGAGGGCTATCGAGAATTGCAGCTCCCGGGCCGCGAAATGCCTCTGCTTTATTATCCTGGATTTCAGGGAGCCGTCCTTAGCCATAGCTTTCCCTATCAAAGCAGCCGGATTGTGATTCTCTCTGCGCCGTTCAAAAAGCGGAAACAACTCTCGAATATTTTATAACTTAGCATAAAACAGGCCTTCATGGAACATAAATTCTTGACTATGCCCGGAGGCGCGATTAAGATATAGTCAATACACAAAAGACGAAGGCAGGGCGCTTTTCAATGAAAGAGAAGATAGTAAAAATAGAAAAAGGAAAAGAGGGGGTAACCCTGCCTGAAGAATATCTTAGGTTCCTCGAGCTGATCCCCGGCGCCGAGGTCGAGGTCCGGCTCGACAAGAAGAAGAAGTGGATAATAATCCGCCCCATGCACGGCGAGGACTTCCTCGAGCACTTCAAGGACACCATGGAATCGATGGCATGAAGATATACAGGCTCCCCCAGCTCGCCGACTCTGCCCAGGACGGAACATACCTTTTAGGACCCCATGAGCTGCACTCCAGGGCCATCTACATGGTCTACGGGAAGCTCCGTCCGGGAGAGACCCCGAAGAAGCTGGCCCCGGAAAACGGGACCGAGGCGATAATATTCGTCCTCAAGGGCAACATGAAGACCAAAACAGGCAAGACTGCCGTATCTGTCGGCCCTGGCGAGGCATTTCATCTGAAGGGCCCTGATATCTATTATCTGGAGAGCGCTGGCGCGGAGGAGGCCGTCTATATCGAGGCCGGTGGAAACGTTGTGGCGGGCTTCGAGCCCATGGCAATAAAGCCGCCCGAAGTTCCTCAAGCTGAACCGGCCCCTCAAAAGGCCGCCCAGGAAGAGCCCGAATTCATCATCACAAGGGAAGCCGGAGACGAGGGCTCTTAAGCGCCCTCGATGATATTGACCACGCTCTCTTCCTGCCCTATCGCCATTATGTGAGCGCCGTGGCTGAAGCCCTTCAGTTCCCTTACCTGCCTTGAAGCTATCTCGATACCCTTTTTAAGCTGGTCTGGCGCCGCCTCGATCTCGTCGATAAGGCCTTGAGGCACGGTAACCCCCGGCACGTTGTTATTAAGATAATGGGCCATCTTGGCTGATTTCAAAAGGAGTATACCGCCAAGCACCTTCGCGCCGGTCTTCTCCGCCTTCTCAAAGAACCTCTTGAACCTGTCCATGTCGAATATGGCCTGGGTCTGGAAAAAGGTGGCGCCTGAAGCCAGCTTCTTCTCGAACTTTATCTCCTCCGGCTCCCATGGGTCGGCCTCAGGCGCGACCACGGCGCCGATATAGAAGCCCGTCTTCCCGCGAAGCTCGGTCTCTTTCATGTTCCTGCCCTGGTTCAGGGTATTTATGACGCCGACGAGCTGGACGGAATCGATGTCGAATACCGCCTTCGCCTCCCTGTGGTCGCCGAAGGCGACGTGGTCTCCGGTAAGCGCGAGCACGTTTTTGACCCCGAGGACCCATGCGCCCAGGATATCGGACTGGATCGCAAGCCTGTTCCTGTCCCTGCACGTGACCTGGAAGACAGGGTCTATCCCCTCGTTCAAAAGGAGCACAGAGCACGCAAGAGACGACAGGCGCATGACCGCCCTCTGGTTGTCTGTAACGTTTGCCGCGGCTACCTTGCCGCGGAGCAGCCTCGCTTTCTCTATGAACGAGGCTACGTCAGTGCCCCTGGGCGGGCATATCTCCGCGGTTATAACGAACCTTCCTGATTCCAGCTCATCCCTTAGGCGCAAGTTGACTTCCATTTTTTATTTTCCGGTTGATTGGTTGTTTGTCAGGCGCTGACAGGCTTAAGATCGGCGTCTATTTCATGATCCCTAGAATAGACTCGAAAACTCCCCTGCCGTCAAGCGAGCCAAGCTCGCCCTCGCAGGCCCTCTCCGGGTGCGGCATCATGCCGAGGACGTTGCCACGCTCGTTGAGTATACCAGCGATATTGGAGAGAGCGCCATTGGGGTTGGCGTCAGCCGTAGCGAGCCCCTCAGGGGTAGAGTACCTGAAGGCGACCCTGCCCTCGCCTTCGAGCCTCTTAATGGTCTCTTCATCTGCGTAGTAGTTGCCGTCGGCATGGGCTATCGGTATGTCCACGACCTCGCCCTTGCCGTAGGCCCTTGTGAAGGGCGAGCCAGTATTTTCTACCTTCAAATGGACGTGGCTGCAGATGAACTTGAGTCCCTTGTTGCGCATGAGCACGCCGGGCAGGAGCCCGGCCTCGGTGAGTATCTGGAAGCCGTTGCAGATGCCGAGCACGAGCCCGCCCCTTCCTGCGAAGGCCTTTACCTCGTTCATGACCGGTGACGAGCTGGCTATGGCCCCCGTCCTCAGGTAATCTCCGTAGGAGAAGCCTCCTGGCAGTATCACGCAGTCAAGGCCCTTCAGGCTCGTTGACTTGTGCCAAACGTACTCGGCCTCCTGGCCGAACACGTGCTTTACCGCGTGGTAGCAGTCATGGTCGCAGTTTGAACCTGGGAATACGATGATGCCGAATTTCACCGAAGCACCTTCTTATTTTATTCTCACCCTCCCCTCAATCCCCTCCCGTCAAGGGAGGGGAAGCTGCCAGGAGAATTGGTATTTATTGAGCTGCGTTCTAAAAAATCAGGTTTTTTTTCTGAGGTCAAGGAATGGTGGAAATAAAAAGCGCAGCATATGTATTCTATATGTGAGCATTTTTATTTTCGCCCTGACACAGAGATCAGGAAAAATAACAATTTTTAGAAGTAGCCTTTATTCTATCTCTATCCTGTAGTTCTCGATGACGGTATTGGCGAGGAGCCTTTCGCACATCTCCTTCAGGCGCTTCTCCTCCGCCTCCCTTGAAGCCCCGTCAAGCTCAAGCTCCATGAACTTTCCGACCCTTACGTCTTTTACCTCGCCGAACTCCATGGATTTCAGCGCGCCCATCACGGCCTTGCCCTGCGGGTCGAGAACGCCCTTTTTAAGTGTCACGTAGACCTTTGCCCTCATATCTTCTCCGTTACCTTCCTCAGGACCTCCTGGTAGGCCTCTTCGACCTTGCCCAAGTCCCTCCTGAACCTGTCCTTGTCCATCTTCTCGCGGGTAACCTTGTCCCAGAGCCTGCAGCCGTCAGGGGTTATCTCATCTCCCAGGAGTACCTCTCCGTTGTGCTCGCCGAACTCGAGCTTGAAGTCAACCAGTATTATACCCCTCTTGTCGAAAAACTCCGAGAGGATTTCGTTTATCCTGAGGGCAAGCTCGGACATCCGCTTAAGTTCCTTGTCGGTTGCGAAGCCGAAGGCCCTGGCGTGGTACTCGTTTATCATGGGGTCGCCAAGCGGGTCGCTCTTGTAGAAGAACTCGACTATCGGCTCTTTTAACGGCGCGCCCTCTTCCATCCCAAGCCTCTTGGCAAGGCTCCCGGCGACAAGGTTCCTCACGACGACCTCTACAGGGATGATGCGGAGCTTTTTGACGACCATCTCCCTGTCGCTCGGCTGGTCTACGAAGTGTGTCTTTATGCCGTTTGACTCGATGAGCCTGAATATGGCGGAGGATATCTTATTGTTGAATATGCCCTTCTTCTCTATTATGCCCTTCTTCTTGCCGTCAAAGGCCGTGGCCTCGTCCTTGAAATACTGGATGAGGAGGTCCGGGTTGTCTGTCGTATAAAGGACCTTTGCCTTGCCCTCGTATATCTTATCGCGCTTTTCCATTGAAGCCCTCCCAAACCTATTCTTCCGAAAAATAATCAGAATCTATTTTTTTAACTTCATAGGATGCGATTCTGGAAACACCGACATCATAATCAATCATATGCTGAGCAA
It includes:
- a CDS encoding 5,10-methylenetetrahydrofolate reductase produces the protein MEVNLRLRDELESGRFVITAEICPPRGTDVASFIEKARLLRGKVAAANVTDNQRAVMRLSSLACSVLLLNEGIDPVFQVTCRDRNRLAIQSDILGAWVLGVKNVLALTGDHVAFGDHREAKAVFDIDSVQLVGVINTLNQGRNMKETELRGKTGFYIGAVVAPEADPWEPEEIKFEKKLASGATFFQTQAIFDMDRFKRFFEKAEKTGAKVLGGILLLKSAKMAHYLNNNVPGVTVPQGLIDEIEAAPDQLKKGIEIASRQVRELKGFSHGAHIMAIGQEESVVNIIEGA
- a CDS encoding phosphoribosylformylglycinamidine synthase I; protein product: MKFGIIVFPGSNCDHDCYHAVKHVFGQEAEYVWHKSTSLKGLDCVILPGGFSYGDYLRTGAIASSSPVMNEVKAFAGRGGLVLGICNGFQILTEAGLLPGVLMRNKGLKFICSHVHLKVENTGSPFTRAYGKGEVVDIPIAHADGNYYADEETIKRLEGEGRVAFRYSTPEGLATADANPNGALSNIAGILNERGNVLGMMPHPERACEGELGSLDGRGVFESILGIMK
- a CDS encoding phosphoribosylformylglycinamidine synthase, coding for MRAKVYVTLKKGVLDPQGKAVMGALKSMEFGEVKDVRVGKFMELELDGASREAEEKRLKEMCERLLANTVIENYRIEIE
- a CDS encoding phosphoribosylaminoimidazolesuccinocarboxamide synthase; amino-acid sequence: MEKRDKIYEGKAKVLYTTDNPDLLIQYFKDEATAFDGKKKGIIEKKGIFNNKISSAIFRLIESNGIKTHFVDQPSDREMVVKKLRIIPVEVVVRNLVAGSLAKRLGMEEGAPLKEPIVEFFYKSDPLGDPMINEYHARAFGFATDKELKRMSELALRINEILSEFFDKRGIILVDFKLEFGEHNGEVLLGDEITPDGCRLWDKVTREKMDKDRFRRDLGKVEEAYQEVLRKVTEKI